TCACGACGCACTCGGACTGTGCCCGCCGATCTCTCGTCCGCTACCTGGATTCCGCCGCGCTGCCGACGAACGGGAGCGCCTGCCCGGCGTGACCCTCGGGGTGGCCGACCCGACCCGACCGCCGCGCGGTGTACCGTGCCGTAGTGTTCCTTCGACGATTCGAGCCGCGTACCGGCCGCACCACCGCCGAGGTCATCAACTTCGCGCTCTGGCCCCTCGCCGTGATGACGGTGATCCACCGGGTAGTCGTCAAGGCGGTCAACGGATCCGTCACCGACGACTTCTCGCCCGTGTACCAGGCGGCGTTGGCGTTCCTCAATCGTCGCGAGGTCTACACCGCCAACTTCAATTCGGTGGACCCGCACTACCTCTACCAGCCGAGTGGCACTCTGCTGCTGTCGCCGATCGCGCTCATCGATCCCGAGAAGTCGCGCTGGCTGTTCATCCTGGCCAACGCGATCGCCGTCATCATCGCGCTGTATCTGCTGCTCAAGATGTTCGACCTGACGCTGAACTCGGTGGCCGCACCCATCCTGTTGTTCGCGGCGTTCTCGACCGAGACGGTGTCGAACACCCTCGTGTTCTCGAATGTCAACGGCCTGGTCCTGCTCGGCGAAGTCGCGTTCCTGCTCCTGCTGCTTCGCCGGAAGGACCTGTGGTCGGGTGCCGCGATCGGACTGACGTTGGCGGTCAAACCGATTCTCGCGCCACTGCTGTTGCTGCCGTTGGTGCGCGGCCAGTGGAAGGTGTTCGTCACCGCGATCGGCATTCCCGTCGTCCTCATGGCGGTGGCGTGGCCGTTGTCGGTCGATCCGATGGATTTCGTCACCCACACGCTGCCGTATCTGTCGGAGTCGCGCGACTACTTCAACAGCTCGATCGTCGGCAACGGCACCTACTACGGCCTGCCGGTCGCGCTGATCTGGGCGCTGCGAATCACGTTCGCCGCCATGGTCGCGGTGTCGCTGTGGCTGCTGTACCGGTACTACCGGCAGGACGAGCTGTTCTTCGTCGCGACTACGACCGGTGTGCTGATGGCGGCGTCGTTCCTGCTGTTGTCGCTCGGCCAGATGTACTACTCGATGCTGCTCTTCCCGCTCGTCATGACCGTCGTGCTGCGCAACTCGGTGATGCGGAACTGGCCGGCATGGCTCGCGCTCTACGGATGCCTCAGCGCGGACGAGTGGATCTCGCACCGATTCCTGGAGGCCGGCCGAGCCGCCGAATACCTCAAGCCCACGATGGGCTGGAGCCTGCTGCTCATCGTCATCTTCGCGGTTCTGGTCAACCGGTACCTCACCGCGAAGCGCGAGGGTCGCCTCGACCAGGGCATCGACCCGGACTTCCTCGTCGCCGACACCACCGCGGCCGCCCCGACGCCCGCCAAGGTGTGACGCGGCCCGCGCCGCGTCGTATTAGCGTGGAGGCATGAGTTCCACACAGGATTCCGGCCTCCCCGAACCGCGATTTCGCCGCAACGACGGTGAGTGGCGCGCGCACCTGACACCTGAGGAGTATCACGTGCTCCGTCAGGCCGGCACCGAGCCGCCGCACGTCGGCGAGTACACGAACACCAAGACGGAGGGCGTGTACTCGTGCCGCGCCTGCGGCGCCGAGCTGTTCCGCAGCACCGAGAAGTTCGAATCGCACTGCGGCTGGCCGTCGTTCTTCGATCCGTCCGACTCCGACGCGGTGATCCTGCGCTCCGACGACTCGCTGGGGATGCGCCGCGTCGAGGTCCTGTGCAGCAACTGCCACAGCCACCTCGGCCACGTCTTCGAGGGCGAGGGCTACCCCACCCCGACAGACCAGCGGTACTGCATCAACAGCATCTCGCTCACGCTCCAGCCAGCCGACGGCTCCTAGAACGGAGGATTGCCCCGGCGACGCCGCCAGTCGCCGGGGCAATCTCTCGTTTCACTACCTTGCTCACCAAGGTACTGCTACCTTGCTGTGCATGAGTCCATCGGTCGAACGCCGCAGCCTGATCCTCCGAGGCGTGCTCGATATCTGCCTGCTCGCACTGCTTCGGGAACAACCCGTCTACGGCTACGAACTCACCGAGAGACTGGCCGAGCGGGACCTGCTGGTCGCGGGAGGTTCGTCCTACCCACTGCTCGCCCGCCTCGAGAAGGCCGGATTGGTCGAATCCGAAAGCCGCCGATCCGAATCGGGCCCGCCGAGGAAGTACTACTCGTTGTCCGACGCCGGCCGCAAAGCCCTTGCCGAGGGCACCGCCGAATGGTCCACGGTGGCCAAGAGTGTCACCGCACTACTTGATCCGATCTCGGAAACCACATCAGGGGAGGAATCAGCATGATCGAGGTAAGCATCGAACGCACGGAACCGGCAGGGCCGGAAGACGGTCCGAAGATCCTGCGCGACGCCAAGCGCATTTGGCGCAGAGCGGGGGTTCGACGCGTGGACCGCCGCGCTCTGCTCACCGAACTGTCGGACGAACTGACCGCAGCCGACGCCGACGGACTGCCCGCGAGCTCGGTGGTCGGCAACAATCGGGAAGAGACACTGCGGGCCTGGGCCGACGAGCGCGAACTGTCGGGGCGCTCCCTGCGCCTGCCACTGGTCGTTCCGGTAGTTCTCGGCGGCATCGCTGTCGGTTTCACGCTGCTGGCGGTGATCCTCTACACGGGATTCAAAACCCCGACCCCAGAGGAGTTGTCAGGGATCGGCAAGACGAGCGTCCTGCAGATCGAACCCGCATATCTCATCTTCGGCATCTACGCGGTCACGGGCGTGCTCGCCTACGTACTTGCCGTCGCAGGAGGTTTCGCAGCGTTGCGCCTGGTGCGCGACCCCCAAGCTGCCGACACGGCCCGGTGGCTCGCCGCCACCCTGCCCGCCGGCGCCGCCGTGGCAACGGCGGCGGGCGTCGGGGTCGCACGGATCCTGGGGTTCACCACCGAGCCACGCACCTTCGTCGCAGTGATCGTCGCCGTGAGCGTGAGCCTCGTGGCGACGGTGGCGATTGCTCGCTACCTGGCGACGCGTCCGCGTGCCGCGAGCGAATTCAGCACGGCTGCCGCCTGATCCGCGCCGTCGACGGTGACGGTGAACTTGGATCCGTCGCCGCGAGTCACGCGCAGCGCCGCGCCCGGGCGGATCAGCAGACCGACACCGTCGGGACCGACCCGGTAGCCGATGCCGCCGTAGCGGTTGATCAGCCCGATCTTTACGACGTCGGCGCGGGCGATCTCGTCGAGCGGGATCCGGCGTCGGCCACCGGTGAGGACGTACCGCGTCTCGAGGCCACGGCCGTCCACCACGACGTGCACGGGCGCGAGGGTAAGTCCCATCAGCAGCGCGCCGACGACCGCGGCGACCAGCAGCATCGGCACCGCGTCCTCGGACGCCGCCCAGACGACCGACACGACGATCACCACCGGGACCAGCGCGAGTACCGTCGCGAGCCAGCGCGGCATCGCCGCCGTCCCCGTCCACACGACGGTCTCAGTATCGGCGAGATCCATCCGTGCCGCGTCCGACGGCGGGGCCACGGCGACCACCCCCACCGGATCGGGGCGCCCGACCAGCGCGGACCCGGCGACCGCCGCGACGATTCCGACGAGCACCGTCGGTACGAGCCACCATCCGGAGAACGAGGCCTCTGACGCGTCGGTGAGGCCGCGCTGGGCGACGAGCATGCCGATCGGCAGGACCGCGACCGCGGTGCCGGTACCGGACGCGATCGCGGCCCCCATCCGGGCCGCACGCACGTCACGCCGCGTGAGCAGCAACAGAATTCCGCCGAGGAGCACCGCGAAGACGAGCCCCAGCAATGGCGACCACTGCGCCGCAGCGCGTGAGGCGAAACCGTCCGCGGCCCCGCCCGACCCGAAGTGGATGGCGACCGGATCGGGCAGGTCGCCGGCCCATGCCGTGAGCACGGCGATCGAACCTGCCGCCGCGACCACCGGGACGAGCAACGCGCCGGCGAGGCCCCTGATCCACGAAACCCTCTGCGCCTGAATCGATTCGGTCATGCCATCTCCCTTTTTACGAGGTCGAGCAGGTCTGCAGCACTCATGCCGTGCCGCTTGGCCTCGGTGACGAGTCCGCGGACCGCGTCGAGCAACCGACTCCGGGCCGAAGCGTCCGCGGCCACCACTGCACCGCGCCCGCGGCGCAGTTCGATCAGCCCCTCGTCACGCAGCAGTTGGTATCCGCGGAGCACGGTGTGGATGTTGACGTCCAGCGATGCCGCCAGGTCACGGGCGGAGGGCAACCGCTCCCCGACCGCGACCGAACCGTCGGCGATGGCGCCGCGCACGGACGCGGCGAACTGCTCGTACAGGGGTACGGCGGACGACTGATCGATACGGATGAGCACACACTCACCATATTGTTCTAGTTCAAATAGAACAAGTCAGAGCGGCGGATCGAACGCCTTGATCGGAGGAAGTTCGTCGTCGAAACGCTCGACCTGCACCAGGACGTGCTGCCCCGTGCACCCGTGCGACAGGCGCGAGGCGCCCACGTCGGCGGTGAGCACGTTGGGGTTGCCGTGCACGCACATCGAGTCGGGGTCGGCCGGGTCGAGCGGGTCGTACCAGGCCCCCGTGGACAACTGCACCACCCCGGGTCGGACGTCGTCGTCGAGCACGAGGCCGGCGAGGCAGGCTCCGCGGTCGTTGAACACCCGGACCACGTCGCCGGCAGCCAATCCGCGTACGGCGGCGTCGTCCGGGTGCAGCCGGATCGGTTCACGACCGTGAATCTTCGACGCCTGGCTGGCGGCGCCGTGGTCGAGTTGCCCGTGCAGGCGGGTCCTGGGCTGATTCGCGATCAGGTGCAGCGGGAAGGTTCGGGCGCGGTCGCCGCCGAGCCACTCGTCGGGCTCGTACCAGCGCGGGTGGCCGGCGCAGTCGTCGTATCCGAAGCCGTCGATGTCGGCGGAGAAGATCTCGATCCGCCCGCTCGGCGTGGTCAACGGGTTGCGCTGCGGATCGTCCCGGAACTCGGAGAAGAGGGACAGCCCATCCTCGGTACGCATCCGCACGTGCCCGCGCTGCCAGAACTCGTCGAACTCGGGCGCCTCCACATGCGCCGGGTCCGCCAGCACGAATCCGCGCCACTGCTCGTACAGGTGCTCGATCCACTGCTGCGCCTTACGGCCCTCGGTGAAGCGTTCCCCGAACCCGAGACGGTGCGCGAGCGCCGAGAACGTGTCGTAGTCGTCGCGCGCGTCGGCGTACCGGGGGGCTGCCTGGTGCATGGCGACCAGCAGCGGATCGTTGCGGGTGCACGCGAGGTCGTTGCGCTCGAGCGACGTGGTCGACGGCACCACGATGTCGGCGTGCCGGGCCATCGGCGTCCAATACGGCTCGTGCACGACGATCGTGTCCGGTCGGGCCAGTGCGCGCCGCAGCCGGGCCAGGTCCTGGTGGTGGTGGAACGGGTTGCCGCCGGCCCAGTAGACCAGGCGGGTCTCCGGGTAGGTGAGGCGCCGGCCGTCGAAGTCGAACTCCTCCCCCGGGTGCAGCAGCAGATCCGCGATCGCTGCCACCGGGATGAGGTCGGGCACCGGGTTGCTGCCCTGGAACAGCGTCGGCAGCGGGTACGGCACCGGGGCCAGTCCGGGCTCGTTCATCGACCCGTAGCCGTGGCCGAATCCGCCTCCGGGAAGCCCGATCTGGCCGAGCATCGCGGCGAGCGTCACCCCCATCCACGGGGCCTGCTCGCCGTACCGGACGCGCTGCAGCGACCAGGTCACGGTGACCATCGTGCGTCCCGCGACCATCCGGCGGGCGAGCGCGACGATGTCACGTGCAGGCACCCCCGACAGCGCGGACGCCCACTCCGGGGTCTTCGGAATGCCGTCGTCGGTACCGAGCAGGTAGCGCTCGAACCGGTCGTAGCCGACGCAGTACCGGTCGAGGAAGTCGTTGTCGTGCAGCCCCTCCGACGCCAGCACATGCGCGAGGCCGAGCATGATCGCGACGTCGGATCCCGGGATCGGCGCGATCCACTCGCACCGTCCGTGCAGGTCGTCGCGCAGGGGGCTGATCGAGACCACCTCGCCGCCGCGCTCACGCAGGCGGTCGAGACCGCCGCGGGTCGGGTGTTCGCTGGTGCCACCACTGTTGACGGCGGTGTTCTTCAGCGGCACTCCGCCGAAGCACACCATCAGATCGGTGTGGTCGGCGATGACGTCCCAGTTGGTGGAGCGGGCGAACAGCTTCCAGTGCGTGCCGACGACGCGCGGCATGATGACGCCGGTCGCGCCGAGCGAATAGGTGTGCACCGAGCGGGTGTAGCCGCCGAGCATGTTGAGGAACCGGTGCACCTGACTCTGCGCGTGGTGGAACCGGCCCGCGCTCGCCCAGCCGTAGGAGCCCCCGAAGATCGCGCGGTTGCCGTGCTCGTCGACGACGCGGCGCAGCTCCCGCGCCAGCAGGTCCAGCAACTCGTCCCACGACACGGCCACGAACTCGTCGGCGCCGCGCATGTCGGACGGGCCGGGGCCGCGCTCGAGCCAGCCGCGCCGGACCGCCGGACCGGTGATGCGGGAGCGGTGCCGCACCGACCCGGGCAGGTTCCCCAGGATCGGGGACGGATCGGAGTCCCCCGTGTAGGG
This genomic stretch from Prescottella soli harbors:
- a CDS encoding glycosyltransferase family 87 protein — translated: MFLRRFEPRTGRTTAEVINFALWPLAVMTVIHRVVVKAVNGSVTDDFSPVYQAALAFLNRREVYTANFNSVDPHYLYQPSGTLLLSPIALIDPEKSRWLFILANAIAVIIALYLLLKMFDLTLNSVAAPILLFAAFSTETVSNTLVFSNVNGLVLLGEVAFLLLLLRRKDLWSGAAIGLTLAVKPILAPLLLLPLVRGQWKVFVTAIGIPVVLMAVAWPLSVDPMDFVTHTLPYLSESRDYFNSSIVGNGTYYGLPVALIWALRITFAAMVAVSLWLLYRYYRQDELFFVATTTGVLMAASFLLLSLGQMYYSMLLFPLVMTVVLRNSVMRNWPAWLALYGCLSADEWISHRFLEAGRAAEYLKPTMGWSLLLIVIFAVLVNRYLTAKREGRLDQGIDPDFLVADTTAAAPTPAKV
- the msrB gene encoding peptide-methionine (R)-S-oxide reductase MsrB, whose protein sequence is MSSTQDSGLPEPRFRRNDGEWRAHLTPEEYHVLRQAGTEPPHVGEYTNTKTEGVYSCRACGAELFRSTEKFESHCGWPSFFDPSDSDAVILRSDDSLGMRRVEVLCSNCHSHLGHVFEGEGYPTPTDQRYCINSISLTLQPADGS
- a CDS encoding PadR family transcriptional regulator; the encoded protein is MSPSVERRSLILRGVLDICLLALLREQPVYGYELTERLAERDLLVAGGSSYPLLARLEKAGLVESESRRSESGPPRKYYSLSDAGRKALAEGTAEWSTVAKSVTALLDPISETTSGEESA
- a CDS encoding DUF1648 domain-containing protein, with the protein product MTESIQAQRVSWIRGLAGALLVPVVAAAGSIAVLTAWAGDLPDPVAIHFGSGGAADGFASRAAAQWSPLLGLVFAVLLGGILLLLTRRDVRAARMGAAIASGTGTAVAVLPIGMLVAQRGLTDASEASFSGWWLVPTVLVGIVAAVAGSALVGRPDPVGVVAVAPPSDAARMDLADTETVVWTGTAAMPRWLATVLALVPVVIVVSVVWAASEDAVPMLLVAAVVGALLMGLTLAPVHVVVDGRGLETRYVLTGGRRRIPLDEIARADVVKIGLINRYGGIGYRVGPDGVGLLIRPGAALRVTRGDGSKFTVTVDGADQAAAVLNSLAARGRVAR
- a CDS encoding GntR family transcriptional regulator produces the protein MLIRIDQSSAVPLYEQFAASVRGAIADGSVAVGERLPSARDLAASLDVNIHTVLRGYQLLRDEGLIELRRGRGAVVAADASARSRLLDAVRGLVTEAKRHGMSAADLLDLVKREMA
- a CDS encoding molybdopterin guanine dinucleotide-containing S/N-oxide reductase — encoded protein: MAHWGMFEVEAADGDVSAVHPYTGDSDPSPILGNLPGSVRHRSRITGPAVRRGWLERGPGPSDMRGADEFVAVSWDELLDLLARELRRVVDEHGNRAIFGGSYGWASAGRFHHAQSQVHRFLNMLGGYTRSVHTYSLGATGVIMPRVVGTHWKLFARSTNWDVIADHTDLMVCFGGVPLKNTAVNSGGTSEHPTRGGLDRLRERGGEVVSISPLRDDLHGRCEWIAPIPGSDVAIMLGLAHVLASEGLHDNDFLDRYCVGYDRFERYLLGTDDGIPKTPEWASALSGVPARDIVALARRMVAGRTMVTVTWSLQRVRYGEQAPWMGVTLAAMLGQIGLPGGGFGHGYGSMNEPGLAPVPYPLPTLFQGSNPVPDLIPVAAIADLLLHPGEEFDFDGRRLTYPETRLVYWAGGNPFHHHQDLARLRRALARPDTIVVHEPYWTPMARHADIVVPSTTSLERNDLACTRNDPLLVAMHQAAPRYADARDDYDTFSALAHRLGFGERFTEGRKAQQWIEHLYEQWRGFVLADPAHVEAPEFDEFWQRGHVRMRTEDGLSLFSEFRDDPQRNPLTTPSGRIEIFSADIDGFGYDDCAGHPRWYEPDEWLGGDRARTFPLHLIANQPRTRLHGQLDHGAASQASKIHGREPIRLHPDDAAVRGLAAGDVVRVFNDRGACLAGLVLDDDVRPGVVQLSTGAWYDPLDPADPDSMCVHGNPNVLTADVGASRLSHGCTGQHVLVQVERFDDELPPIKAFDPPL